One window from the genome of Crassostrea angulata isolate pt1a10 chromosome 2, ASM2561291v2, whole genome shotgun sequence encodes:
- the LOC128171493 gene encoding uncharacterized protein LOC128171493: MHLISSMTEKRMFDLETMGTTSTPCRVHQCSMCQGDTEYFCVSCPCDLCPQCKENHVKDLNTIDHDVVTYSEKLNSNKKEECCVRHPCMLIGMYCEPCELPVCFNCTQHKGHRLLDIRKEYRTMQQQHEGTFYTIRSDALFYRPVLLTKIKAEFKTCYTELSIFQSQMITKAQKLKNLLDDVKYDFMYNVFCDFDVKHRCLKQKIKMITQIGNQQRYVHTYEQSSVIPIQFLSSIKTTHLRQMRLTLHTSNLSMTESFNKEDVMESLSAIEIAERGNRRVENKSLLKLLPAPEFCMSLTMTDVDLCYHISRVTSDQVWASDADGNLFLINTAGDTLYFINACTYLYGFHTLNNDNELIYTDKNNTIYKLSKEMKTATFIKRADSIWKPQCVYCSPRTSDLMVGMYRETRGSTEYISITPNTHAYFILQTPFTPYKIGKVTRYNQSGQLTQNIQHDNTGRGLYRHPNFITENNNGDVVVSDSCAVIVTNREGVHRFFYRGHPSGSGLDPWGICTDALAHILVCDSGSCTVQMIDKDGQFLSHLLIRPSGLFCPLSLSYDVKTHRLWVAARNKVVVYRYIDRQHARTDLNPATADVMESLSEIPNIGTEKPQQGNQCLLKLMSPPELLHSLTVTGADRCYHISCVTSDRFWVSDNRDNLILTNTRGDTLHNLNDLYSSLRRDANREVSVGLHTERGVDRSHHLSGMTSRRVRVDDNKDNLTLTNTRDDSLLYMNDLCSSLHSESYRKLLVGILTVNSESELIYIDRNHNINKLSKDMKTTCTFIEKTDATWSPRCVYCSPSTGDLLVGMYRESIGPSKLTRHNQNGQLTQTIKHDNMGLDLYSKTDFITENNNGDIVVSDESAVVVTERGGRHRFSYTGHPSGSGLWPHGICTDPMSHILVCDDRTNTIQLLDKDGQFLSHLLKESKILESPQSLSYDVNTHSLWVGSEKDNKVCVYRYIDQHGHIKDEDTYRHDMCAISN, translated from the exons ATGCACCTGATCAGTTCGATGACTGAGAAACG GATGTTTGATTTGGAGACCATGGGCACAACAAGTACACCTTGCAGAGTACATCAGTGTTCAATGTGTCAGGGAGACACGGAGTACTTTTGTGTATcgtgtccatgtgatctgtgtccCCAGTGTAAAGAAAACCATGTAAAAGATCTCAATACCATAGACCATGATGTTGTGACATACAGTGAGAAATTAAACTCTAATAAAAAAGAAGAGTGTTGTGTGAGACATCCTTGCATGCTTATAGGAATGTACTGTGAACCTTGTGAACTTCCTGTCTGTTTCAATTGCACACAACATAAAGGACACAGGTTACTAGATATAAGAAAAGAATATAGAACAATGCAACAGCAACACGAAGGAACCTTTTACACCATCAGAAGCGACgctctcttttacagacctgttctcctgACAAAAATCAAAGCTGAATTCAAAACTTGTTACACAGAACTCTCAATTTTTCAATCACAGATGATAACAAAGGctcaaaaactgaaaaatcTTTTGGACGATGTGAAATATGATTTCATGTACAATGTGTTTTGTGACTTTGATGTCAAGCACAGATGTTTGAAACAGAAGATTAAAATGATTACACAGATTGGCAACCAGCAGAGATATGTACACACATATGAACAGTCATCAGTCATCCCGATACAATTTCTCTCATCCATAAAGACAACCCACCTCCGCCAGATGCGTCTTACACTCCACACCAGCAATCTCTCAATGACTGAGTCCTTTAATaaggaggatgtgatggagtcactcAGTGCAATCGAAATCGcagagagaggaaaccgacgcgtGGAAAACAAGAGTCTGCTGAAACTGTTGCCTGCTCCTGAGTTCTGTATGTCGCTTACGATGACAGATGTTGATCTTTGTTATCACATTTCCCGTGTGACATCAGACCAGGTCTGGGCTAGTGATGCTGATGGCAATCTCttcttgataaacacagcaggTGATACTCTATATTTTATTAATGCGTGCACTTATTTATATGGATTTCACACATTGAACAATGATAATGAACTGATTTACACGGATAAAAATAATACTATTTACAAATTGTCAAAGGAAATGAAAACAGCAACATTTATAAAGAGAGCAGACTCCATATGGAAACCGCAGTGTGTGTACTGCTCCCCGCGCACTTCAGATCTAATGGTCGGGATGTATAGAGAGACAAGAGGGTCTACAGAATATATCTCGATTACcccgaatacacatgcatattttATACTGCAAACACCGTTTACACCGTATAAAAtaggcaaggtaacccggtacaaccagagcGGCCAACTTACTCAAAACATACAACACGACAACACAGGACGGGGGCTGTATAGACATCCTAACTtcataacagagaacaacaatggggatgtcgtggtgtctgactctTGTGCTGTAATAGTGACAAATCGTGAAGGAGTGCATCGTTTCTTCTACCGGGgacatccatcaggatcagGACTAGATCCATGGGGAATTTGCACTGACGCACTGGCACACATATTGGTATGTGATTCCGGATCCTGTACAGTCCAGATGATAGATAAGGACGGTCAGTTTCTGTCACATTTACTGATAAGACCATCAGGGTTATTCTGCCCACTCAGCCTAAGTTATGATGTCAAaactcaccgtctctgggtaGCGGCAAGAAATAAGGTGGTCGTATATAGGTATATAGACAGACAACACGCCCGGACAG ATCTGAATCCAGCCACTGCtgatgtgatggagtcactgagtgaAATCCCAAACATAGGGACAGAAAAACCACAGCaaggaaaccagtgtctgctgaaactgatgtCTCCCCCCGAGTTACTTCACTCTCTCACAGTAACAGGTGCTGATCGTTGttatcacatttcctgtgtgacatcagaccggtTCTGGGTCAGTGATAATAGAGACAATCTCATACTGACAAATACAAGAGGTGACACTTTACATAATCTGAATGATTTATATAGTAGTTTACGTAGAGATGCAAACAGAGAAGTATCAGTTGGATTACACACAGAGAGAGGTGTTGATCGAAGTCATCACCTTTCCGGTATGACATCGCGCCGGGTCAGGGTCGATGATAATAAAGACAATCTCACACTGACAAATACAAGAGATGACAGTTTACTATATATGAATGATTTATGTAGTAGTTTACATAGTGAGTCATACCGTAAACTATTAGTTGGAATACTCACAGTGAACAGTGAAAGTGAACTGATTTACATTGATAGGAAtcataacatcaacaaactgtcaaaggatatgaaaaccaCCTGCACATTTATAGAGAAAACAGACGCTACATGGAGTCCACGGTGTGTGTACTGttccccgtccactggggatctactggtcgggatgtatAGAGAGTCTATAGGGCCAAGCAAGTTAACTCGGCACAATCAGAATGGACAACTCACGCAAACCATAAAACACGACAACATGGGACTTGATCTGTATAGTAAAACTGACTTTATAACAGAAAACAACAATGGGGATATCGTGGTGTCTGACGAGagtgctgtagtggtgacagaacgtggaggaagacatcgtttctcctacacggGACACCCATCAGGATCAGGACTATGGCCACATGGAATCTGCACTGACCCgatgtcacacatcctggtgtgtgatgataGAACTAATACAATACAGTTGTTGGacaaggacggtcagttcctgtctCATCTACTGAAAGAATCAAAAATATTAGAAAGTCCACAAAGtctgagttatgatgtcaacactcacaGCCTCTGGGTCGGATCAGAGAAAGATAACAAGGTGTGTGTCTACAGGTATATAGACCAGCATGGCCATATAAAAG ATGAAGACACATACCGTCACGATATGTGTGCCATTTCCAACTGA